Genomic window (Capsicum annuum cultivar UCD-10X-F1 chromosome 10, UCD10Xv1.1, whole genome shotgun sequence):
GGCAGATACGATAATAAGTGTGAGTTCACCGAAACCCAGTGTTTTGGGGTTGAATCCTCTATATATGCACAAAAACTAATATAGACAGGGTTAGATATATATTTCAGAACTCACAACGTACTTCTAGATTCTGAATCTACCGTCAATGACGATAGATCCTGTGGTGCTTCTGGTAAGTTTGAAGTAATTTGCATTTATACGATAATACATTTTGTACACAGGAGGTGCAAGCGGCATTGGATTAGAGACAGCAAGGGTTTTAGCTCTGAGGAACGCCCATGTCATTATTGCAGCAAGAAACATGGAGACCGCAAATGAAGCTAAACAGCACATTTTGAACGAAAACAAAGCTGCACACATTGATATTCTGAAACTCGACCTCAGCTCATTGAAATCGGTCAAGGCATTTGCAGATAACTTCCTTGCACTTAATCTTCCTCTCAACATCTTAATGTAATTTAATCGATCCTCATCCATTGtgtattttgattcattattggATCTTGCATCTGTTACTGCTACAGTTTTTCTAGAATAATTAATTCTTTAGTCATAGGCGGAGTTTATATTCTATTTACAAGAATAGTCAGTTTTTTGAGTGCGGTAAGAGTCTATATATACTTCAGTTTTTCTTAACGAACTTTGCGAAAATAGAAACAATGCAGGTATCATGTTCTGTCCATTTCAGCTTTCTGAGGACGGAATAGAGATGCAGTTTGCCACCAATCATCTCGGTATGACGTGtaattttaacatcaaaattttGGAGAGATCATATTTATCATAGTATGGCTGATTTCGTTACTCTTTTTGGGGGAAATTTTCAGGTCATTTCTACTTGACTAGCCTTTTTCTAGACAAAATGAAGGAAACAGCTAAAGCTACTGGTATTGAAGGTAGGATTGTGAACTTGTCATCAGTAGCTCACCTAGTTTGCCCTCGCAAAGGAATTGAATTCCACAATATCAACGACAAAAACAGGTAACCTTCACAATGTCATTTAGCGATGGAAGGTAGTGAAATCAATTTCTACATTGTGATTATTCATTTCAATGATCAGTTATCAGGACAAAGTGGCGTATGGACAATCCAAATTAGCTAACTTACTACATGCCAACGAGCTATCACGCCGCTTGCAGGTAAGCTAATGTGTTGTTGTCTATTTCATTAACTTCAATTTGAGATAAATTAAAGAatgccattttttaaaaaaataaaaaaaactgagGTGTATTAGAAATGCATTCTGTCTTGAAATGCAGGAAGAGGGAGCAAATATCACTGTAAATTCAGTTCATCCGGGTTTGATAATGACAAATCTCATGAGACATTCAGCCTTCCTGATGAGTACGTATATATAACTCTCGTACGGAACATTATCTTGAGGACTTACTGTGCTTTAATTGGAATTCGTTTTTCTTGTTATTGGTAGGAATCATAAGGGTTTTCACTTGTTTACTCTGGAAGAATGTCCCTCAGGTAACAACTACATCGCTATGACCCTCCAAAAATTGACGTAGCTCAGATCTGAAGAATGTCTGGTTACATTTACACGCTGAAAAATGCTGATTAATTTCAAA
Coding sequences:
- the LOC107843337 gene encoding short-chain dehydrogenase TIC 32 B, chloroplastic, with translation MLRLITGRRGASGFGSASTAEEVTQGIDATPFTVIITGGASGIGLETARVLALRNAHVIIAARNMETANEAKQHILNENKAAHIDILKLDLSSLKSVKAFADNFLALNLPLNILINNAGIMFCPFQLSEDGIEMQFATNHLGHFYLTSLFLDKMKETAKATGIEGRIVNLSSVAHLVCPRKGIEFHNINDKNSYQDKVAYGQSKLANLLHANELSRRLQEEGANITVNSVHPGLIMTNLMRHSAFLMRIIRVFTCLLWKNVPQGAATTCYVALHPSLKGVTGKYFVDCNEYKPSKLAEDEVLARNLWDFSNKLINASQKIIDE